One Bacteroidales bacterium DNA segment encodes these proteins:
- a CDS encoding SRPBCC domain-containing protein: MKNLKKYYSIPADPQDVYTALTNPFTIELWTGEKAVMSEEEGAEFSLWNGDIIGKNLTIEAGKNIIQQWYFGDEDEENPSIVNIKLWEVKGGTSVELLHTNIPDEAFENILEGWDNAYFGAIAKLFEI; encoded by the coding sequence ATGAAGAATCTAAAAAAGTATTATTCTATTCCTGCTGATCCGCAAGATGTATATACTGCCTTAACAAATCCCTTTACAATAGAGCTTTGGACAGGTGAAAAAGCAGTAATGAGTGAAGAAGAAGGTGCTGAATTTAGTTTGTGGAATGGTGATATTATAGGGAAAAATCTCACAATAGAAGCAGGGAAGAATATAATTCAACAATGGTATTTCGGCGATGAAGACGAAGAAAATCCTTCAATAGTAAATATTAAACTTTGGGAAGTAAAAGGTGGAACTTCTGTTGAACTTTTACATACAAATATACCTGATGAAGCATTTGAAAATATTCTTGAGGGATGGGACAATGCTTATTTTGGTGCTATTGCCAAACTTTTTGAAATTTAA
- a CDS encoding CAP domain-containing protein — translation MKIKYLNIVFILFTSVITVAQDFKGIPTGNENPETQNLELEKEVLFLINNIRIKHKLKPLAWQEDLARAARYHAQDMAYDNYMEHASFDRKNKSLVKVCGTFNRIEKFIEMDYLAENISAGRSTAQATVEGWMKSKSHRENILNPNFKYLGVGYAYKENTVYTHYWVQDFGG, via the coding sequence ATGAAAATTAAATATCTTAATATAGTCTTTATTTTGTTTACCTCTGTTATTACTGTAGCACAGGATTTTAAAGGAATCCCAACAGGTAATGAAAATCCGGAAACTCAAAATTTAGAGCTCGAAAAAGAAGTGCTATTTTTAATAAATAATATACGTATAAAGCATAAGCTAAAGCCTTTAGCTTGGCAAGAGGATTTAGCACGTGCCGCACGCTATCACGCGCAGGATATGGCTTACGACAATTATATGGAGCATGCAAGCTTCGATCGTAAGAACAAAAGTTTGGTAAAAGTTTGTGGTACTTTTAATCGTATTGAGAAATTTATTGAAATGGATTATTTGGCTGAAAATATTTCAGCAGGAAGATCAACAGCCCAAGCTACTGTAGAAGGTTGGATGAAGAGTAAAAGCCATAGAGAAAATATTCTAAACCCTAATTTTAAATATTTGGGAGTTGGATATGCCTATAAAGAAAATACTGTTTATACCCATTATTGGGTGCAAGACTTTGGAGGTTAG
- a CDS encoding CoA-binding protein has translation MSLNTLVIGASPKPERYSFKAINMLKKYGHTVKAIGLKEIMIGDIKINKGLPDFNNIDTVTLYLGPKNQMEYYNYIMEMNPRRIIFNPGSYNPDLIGMAEEKGIEVIEACTLVMLSTGQFEEY, from the coding sequence ATGTCACTTAACACACTCGTAATTGGAGCAAGTCCAAAACCTGAACGATACTCGTTTAAAGCCATAAATATGCTGAAAAAATATGGTCATACGGTTAAGGCAATCGGGTTGAAAGAAATAATGATAGGTGACATTAAAATCAATAAAGGTTTACCGGATTTTAATAATATAGATACGGTTACTCTTTATTTGGGACCAAAAAATCAAATGGAGTATTATAACTATATCATGGAAATGAATCCTCGCAGGATTATTTTTAACCCTGGTAGCTATAATCCGGATTTAATCGGTATGGCAGAAGAAAAAGGGATAGAAGTTATTGAAGCCTGTACATTAGTTATGTTATCTACCGGGCAGTTTGAAGAATATTAA
- a CDS encoding gliding motility-associated C-terminal domain-containing protein, translating into MSVLRKRILSILFAVGSILFTPLITVAQLEVNLLTNCSTDNLRIPVQIKNFDNISSFDLVLEYNYDALSFQNSIIHNPIFTLNNDDKYAIQVVNENNILHIRWSAYYGISLDDDFLLFLEFEQIGNGNSNFNWKESESHILKIGGIEQTANYSSGSVLTIPFSSPYQININQIVTGCRDDSENGCKAQAEVILNGASEPYSYQWQDKFNQRTKIAIGLCEEPVSVVVKDANACLFGDTFQARIFPANQVEISADPEIAFITKPLVEFQSSYSGDEPQLYKWDFGDGTTSAASFAEHTFEQVGNYSVSLWTRSDEGCDTTVYINNFEVRELDFCIPNVFTPNGDNINDSWVFKIGEPPSINEDENLKTGYFETKNCAGEDLIFNEHFKHTRLIVINRNGTRVYECNDCEEAWNGDSLPDGVYFYVFEWEGEYSSGREQGDVTILRGK; encoded by the coding sequence ATGAGCGTTTTAAGAAAAAGAATTTTAAGTATTTTATTTGCAGTTGGGAGTATTTTATTTACACCTCTTATTACTGTAGCTCAACTTGAAGTAAATCTTTTAACTAACTGTTCTACTGATAATTTACGTATCCCTGTTCAAATTAAAAATTTTGATAATATTTCTTCCTTTGATCTTGTTTTGGAATATAATTATGATGCCTTATCCTTTCAAAATAGCATAATTCATAATCCAATATTTACTCTAAACAATGATGATAAATATGCTATTCAAGTCGTTAATGAGAATAATATTTTACACATTCGGTGGTCGGCTTATTATGGCATTAGTTTAGATGATGATTTTTTGCTTTTCCTCGAATTTGAACAAATTGGTAACGGAAACAGCAATTTTAATTGGAAAGAATCGGAATCACATATTTTAAAAATAGGAGGGATTGAACAGACCGCGAATTATTCTTCCGGTTCTGTACTTACTATTCCTTTTTCTAGTCCTTATCAAATCAATATAAATCAGATTGTTACCGGATGTAGAGACGATAGCGAGAACGGCTGTAAAGCACAGGCAGAAGTAATCTTAAATGGCGCTTCAGAACCATATAGCTATCAATGGCAAGATAAGTTTAATCAGCGAACTAAAATTGCAATTGGTTTATGTGAAGAACCTGTTTCTGTGGTTGTTAAAGATGCTAATGCTTGTTTATTTGGCGATACTTTTCAAGCGAGAATATTCCCTGCAAATCAAGTGGAAATATCTGCTGATCCTGAAATTGCTTTTATTACCAAACCTTTGGTAGAGTTTCAGAGCAGCTATAGTGGTGATGAGCCTCAGTTATACAAATGGGATTTTGGAGATGGTACAACTTCTGCCGCGTCATTTGCCGAACATACTTTTGAGCAGGTGGGAAACTATTCTGTTTCTTTATGGACAAGAAGTGATGAGGGCTGCGATACTACAGTTTACATCAACAATTTTGAAGTCAGAGAATTAGACTTTTGTATCCCTAATGTATTTACGCCAAATGGCGATAATATTAACGATAGTTGGGTTTTTAAAATTGGAGAGCCGCCTAGTATAAATGAAGATGAAAATTTAAAAACCGGCTATTTTGAAACAAAAAATTGTGCAGGAGAAGATTTAATATTTAATGAGCATTTTAAACATACTCGTCTGATTGTTATAAATAGAAATGGGACTAGAGTTTATGAATGTAATGATTGCGAAGAAGCTTGGAATGGAGATTCTCTTCCCGATGGCGTTTATTTTTACGTCTTTGAGTGGGAAGGTGAGTATTCCAGTGGACGCGAACAAGGTGATGTAACTATTTTACGAGGTAAATAA
- a CDS encoding transketolase, whose product MDKIQEIQSFATQVRRDVLRMVHGAKSGHPGGSLGCADFVSVLYNRILKYDASNFTMDGKDEDLFFISNGHIAPVWYSTLARSGFFPIEELSTLRQIDSRLQGHPTNLEGLPGIRIASGSLGQGLSVALGAAQAKKLNNDNRLVFTLHGDGELDEGQIWEALTYGAAKKIDNIISTIDYNQKQIDGPIEEVLDLGNLKAKLIAFGWDVLEMQGNDVANVIEVLDQAIARTGKGKPVAIIMHTEMGAGVDFMMGTHKWHGTTPNDEQLEKALAQLPETLGDY is encoded by the coding sequence ATGGATAAAATTCAAGAAATTCAATCATTTGCAACTCAAGTACGAAGAGATGTCTTGAGAATGGTACACGGAGCAAAATCAGGACATCCGGGAGGTTCTCTAGGCTGTGCCGATTTTGTTAGTGTATTATATAATCGCATATTAAAATACGATGCAAGTAATTTTACAATGGATGGAAAAGACGAGGATCTTTTCTTTATTTCTAACGGACATATTGCTCCTGTTTGGTACAGTACCTTAGCGAGGTCAGGCTTTTTCCCAATAGAGGAACTTAGTACTTTAAGACAAATAGATTCGCGTTTGCAAGGTCATCCAACTAATCTCGAAGGTTTGCCGGGCATTCGTATTGCTTCGGGTTCACTAGGGCAAGGACTTTCAGTTGCATTGGGTGCCGCACAAGCAAAAAAACTCAATAACGATAACCGTTTAGTGTTTACACTGCATGGTGATGGAGAATTAGATGAAGGTCAGATTTGGGAAGCATTAACCTATGGAGCTGCTAAGAAAATAGATAATATTATAAGCACCATCGATTATAATCAAAAACAAATTGACGGACCTATAGAAGAAGTTCTTGATCTAGGTAATTTAAAAGCCAAACTTATTGCATTTGGATGGGATGTTTTAGAAATGCAAGGTAATGATGTTGCTAATGTTATTGAGGTTTTAGATCAAGCTATTGCAAGAACAGGCAAAGGGAAACCGGTTGCTATTATTATGCATACAGAAATGGGTGCAGGAGTAGACTTTATGATGGGAACTCATAAATGGCATGGGACAACTCCTAACGATGAACAATTAGAAAAGGCTTTAGCTCAACTTCCCGAAACATTAGGAGATTATTAA